AAATCAGATGCGTCGGTTGATCTGGTTCACTTCACCATTCTACGCCCCCCTGCCAAACAAGATGGCGTGCCGGTGAACGAACTTTCACTGATCGCATTTCCGACCCGTGAATTGTTCCTCGAAAAGATCGACGAATTCGACCTGATCATTTTCGACCGCTATTCGCGGCGCGGTATTCTGCCGAATGAATACCTCGATAATATTCGCCAATACGTGGAAAATGGTGGTGCGGTGCTGGTGTCTTCCGGCCCCGAATACGGATCAGCCGAAAGCATTTACCGGTCCCCATTGGGCGCGGTCTTGCCCGGTGCGCCAACTGCGCGGGTGTTTGAAGAAGGCTACACGCCGCAGATCACCGACATCGGCAACCGCCATCCTGTGACCGAAGGGCTTGCCGCCTTTTCCCCGCCTGCGGACGATGGCGACGGTCCCGGTTGGGGACGTTGGTTCCGGTTGGTCGATGTAATTGCCGCACCTAATGCCACCACAGTGATGAGCGGTCTGGATGATCGCCCGCTTCTAACGCTCGAACGGATCGGATTGGGACGTGTGGCGTTGATTGCATCAGATCAGTCTTGGTTGTGGGATCGTGGGTACGAAGGCGGCGGGCCGCAGTTGGAACTGCTACGCCGCTTGGCCCATTGGATGATGCAGGAACCTGAGCTGGAAGAAGAATCGCTTTGGGCAGACCCGACGGGTCAAACGATGCGGATCATTCGTCGTACGCTTGAGACTGAAACAGACGACGTGACCGTGACCCATCCGGACGGCACGGAGACCGTTCTGACGCTGGAAGAGGTATCACCGGGCCGGTTCGAGACCCTGTGGGAAGCCCCTGAAATCGGTTTGTACCGCCTATCGGACGGCACATTGGATGCGGTGATTGCATTGGGACCAGCCGCGCCGCGTGAATTTGAACAGACGATTGCGACGGGTGAGCTGCTAGAGCCGCTTGTGAACAGCACGCGAGGTGGCATTCTGCGCGTATCAGACGGCGAAATTGACCTGCGTGAAGTCCGCGCAGGCCGCCCTGCTGCCGGGCGTGGATGGTTCGGGATCACACCGCGCGAGGCCTATCAAACTGCCGATATTTCTATCGCGCCATTGCTGCCAGCATGGGCATTCCTGCTGCTGGCGTCACTACTGATCATCGGGGCCTGGGTCCGCGAAGGACGTCAATAAAGACGCGAGCCTAGCGCGGCAGTTCAACCAATGTGCGGTCGTCGAACCAGCCGTCCACATTGTCACGTGTGCGGATGTAGACTTCGGTCACGCCCTCTGGAATGACGATGCCGCCTTGCGACCGCGTGAACGGTTGTTCGTTCACATGCGGATGGGCCAAGGGCCGCAAACCAAGTTGGTTGCCGTCCGCGTCAATGACTTCCCAGCCATCTGCGTAATGATCCCAACCGGTATCGGGATGCAGAATAGCGACGTCAAAACGCCACGTGTCCCCTGTGCGGGTTACAGTGACATCGACGACCTCTGGGGCATCGGCAAACGCAGCGCCAGACATCAGGGCAAAAGCAATGGATAGGGTTTTCAGTTTTTTCATGGGTACTTGCCTAACAAGATATCACGCGGAAGCGATGCAAATTCTCGTGACCAGACAAGCCAGATCACTGCAAGCGTGGCCAAGATGAAGGCGGTTGACCCGACCAGCCACGCCAATCCACCCAAAGCAAAGTACATCGACCGCAGCCCGCGATTAAAGTTGATCGCAGCGCGGATATTCAATTCCGCGGCCTGCATAGCACGTCCCATCGCATCAGGATGATTTGGATCGTTTGGAACAGCTGCCATCATGACCGAACAATAGCCGAAAATCCGGTTGGCCCAGACGAATTTCAGGAAGCCGTTGGTGAGCATAAGGGCCACAAGACCCAGCTTTACCTGCCAGACAACAATCGGGATGTCGTCAGTCGAAATTTCTGCGGCGACCCCCTGCAATGGGTCCGTATTCGCGATCAGAGCAAAAACGCCACCAATGGCGAAAATGCAGGTCGATGCAAAGAACGCAGTGCCCTGCCGCAAGCTGCCCATGATCTGACTGTCGAAGATTCGCGGCTCTCTGCCGATAAAAACCCGCAGCCATTCGCGCCGGTTATCGGACATGATTTTCGTCACGGACGGTCGCGATTTCGGCGGATGTTCGATCATCCAACCCAATATAAAATAAGCAAAACCTAGGAATGCAGCAGCGACGGCATCCCAATAGGTCAACAAGGCAAGGTGTTCGATCATTTGCATGGTCAAACACTACGCCGAACCGGTTTTACTTGCCATGCCTGAAAATTGGTTATATTTCCTTACCAATCGTGCAAATGCCCGTCAGCCACCGAACAGGAGCCCACCATGCAAATGCCCACACCAAGTGCCGCCGTCATCGCACGCAAATCGCAAATCGTTGACCGCTTGCGTCAGGTGCTACCTGCGGATGCTGTGATCGACGATGTTGCGGAAACGCGGGCCTATGAATGCGATGGATTGTCGGCGTATCGGTGCCCGCCTTTGTGTGCTGTACTGCCTGCATCGACCGAAGAA
The Rhodobacteraceae bacterium S2214 genome window above contains:
- a CDS encoding DUF599 domain-containing protein; this translates as MQMIEHLALLTYWDAVAAAFLGFAYFILGWMIEHPPKSRPSVTKIMSDNRREWLRVFIGREPRIFDSQIMGSLRQGTAFFASTCIFAIGGVFALIANTDPLQGVAAEISTDDIPIVVWQVKLGLVALMLTNGFLKFVWANRIFGYCSVMMAAVPNDPNHPDAMGRAMQAAELNIRAAINFNRGLRSMYFALGGLAWLVGSTAFILATLAVIWLVWSREFASLPRDILLGKYP